The Arctopsyche grandis isolate Sample6627 chromosome 5, ASM5162203v2, whole genome shotgun sequence genome includes a window with the following:
- the LOC143911556 gene encoding uncharacterized protein LOC143911556, whose translation MDSEDSRGETAGDASSDGEGSSASSSPRRASVSSVGSKNANRHSNPQSPQSVEGPESSDKERPASHQSNQNSDVDSPENSRPPSPECPRNGSRSGSRSPPSHPASPHTDQPSPAPSSLTPSSPNPSNSVPGSPGSPTYESAADLKKKSDNKWSPKSDSRSRQTSLSPQNSPKKSQIKDESDSSGSSRDSSPQERTNYVNNPPTEEISEGEMEFDPEEKQSREKSKDGLRGSRRDKKDDCNVNISHEDLSDVSDLESMGPASEDDRPSARKSFNSNRELSKNQESAREIKSEAIVSNDKSEDSVPNNSTSKLTNGSSEPVKLEKIPQEKTNKTEDVEEQLDFEAEEGECLDAPPTSRSKASENNTNNQNEKPKNDDDDEGSGAASSLEEGEVSDDEDRRPEETEPRPVCRFYSRGQCTWGVSCRFLHPGVTDKGNYTMFDMVRTMPASGYSQHHPGHLHPHIASAALQHSTLPMGRAEPSQAESAWERGLRTAKEMMRKACKRKEQDTDFEEKKMHLSLGGGGGHGASLGPGEEEDPDLAAYAGLPPPSSPPVVKREREEYLRVPERRSHYEDISRGYNTRDRGYERVINRASISPPRGMPPHAYDDKLDDRGLQKSRRSRTTREVIVQRAPGGVPGGRGDEWADPWMRGGGGGGAGGGAGGGAVGVGGGGGGGAGNRSPGTRRGREKQPRRRRRGYSSGSSYSSSSSSRSSSRSSNSSARSGSAGRKKRRRPHSPGKSRRAVSPSVIVQERRAATARAVAMNPPAPSARKRAPSPAATRQSAANPPPPHNKNSTVDEFGRTKPPKSRQRKLYSKSSSSGSDSSSSSSESDSDTHSSSSSDSSKSRAKTAHRGATAISGVSIAPGGLDKKQPNKVSGGPRLLSPKYIADAQKKDVVEGTRKDGVAPKKRPATSPINEVLPAKKPVSRREELLKQLKAVEDAIARKRSKI comes from the exons ATGGATTCAGAAGATTCTCGTGGTGAAACTGCAGGTGACGCATCGTCAGATGGAGAAGGTAGTAGTGCTTCAAGTTCCCCACGACGAGCCAGCGTATCATCCGTAGGCAGTAAAAATGCGAATCGTCATTCAAACCCACAAAGTCCGCAGTCTGTAGAAGGTCCTGAATCATCTGATAAAGAGAGACCGGCGTCGCACCAAAGCAACCAAAATTCTGATGTAGATTCTCCGGAAAATTCACGACCACCGTCTCCCGAATGTCCTCGAAACGGAAGCAGAAGTGGTAGTCGGTCACCACCGTCCCATCCGGCTTCGCCACATACTGACCAACCGAGTCCAGCTCCCTCCAGTCTCACACCATCTAGTCCTAATCCTTCTAATTCTGTTCCCGGTAGTCCCGGTAGTCCTACTTATGAATCCGCtgcggatttaaaaaaaaaatctgacaaTAAATGGAGTCCTAAAAGTGATTCACGTAGCAGACAAACTTCACTTTCTCCTCAAAATTCTCCcaaaaaatctcaaattaaGGATGAATCTGATTCAAGCGGATCGAGTCGAGATTCTAGTCCACAAGAAAGAACGAATTATGTAAATAATCCACCGACTGAAGAAATTTCTGAAG GAGAAATGGAATTTGATCCTGAAGAAAAACAATCTCGAGAAAAATCTAAAGACGGTTTGAGGGGCTCTAGGAGAGATAAGAAAGACGATTGCAATGTGAACATTAGCCATGAAGATCTTTCGGATGTATCTGATTTAGAATCGATGGGTCCCGCTTCAGAAGACGACCGTCCATCTGCTCGGAAAAGCTTCAATAGC aatCGTGAGTTGTCTAAAAATCAAGAATCTGCTAGAGAAATCAAGTCAGAAGCAATAGTAAGTAATGATAAAAGTGAAGACTCTGTTCCCAATAATTCTACGTCTAAATTGACCAACGGTAGTTCTGAACCAGTGAAATTAGAAAAG aTACCTCaagaaaaaacaaacaaaactgaAGATGTCGAAGAACAATTAGATTTTGAAGCAGAAGAAGGAGAATGTTTAGACGCACCTCCCACCTCGAGATCAAAGGCCTCTGAAAACAACACCAACAATCAAAATGAAAAACCTAAAA atgatgatgatgatgaaggaTCAGGTGCAGCATCTTCTCTCGAAGAAGGTGAAGTTTCAGATGACGAGGATCGCCGTCCAGAAGAAACTGAACCGAGACCGGTGTGTCGATTTTATTCCAGAGGACAATGTACGTGGGGCGTTAGCTGTCG ATTTCTTCATCCTGGTGTTACTGACAAAGGGAATTATACTATGTTTGATATGGTAAGAACAATGCCCGCTTCTGGATACAGTCAACATCATCCTGGACATCTTCATCCTCACATAGCGTCAGCTGCACTTCAACATTCCACTTTACCTATGGGTAGAGCAGAACCATCTCAAGCTGAAAGTGCATGGGAGAGAGGTTTACGTACAGCAAAagaa atgATGAGAAAGGCTTGCAAGCGCAAAGAACAAGATACTGATTTTGaagagaaaaaaatgcatttaagtTTAGGTGGTGGTGGAGGCCACGGTGCATCCTTAGGTCCGGGAGAAGAAGAAGATCCGGATTTAGCTGCATATGCTGGACTTCCACCACCCAGCAGTCCACCAGTCGTTAAAAGGGAAAGGGAAGAATATCTACGTGTACCTGAGAG gcGATCACATTACGAAGATATCAGTCGAGGATATAATACTCGCGACCGTGGTTATGAAAGAGTTATTAATCGTGCTTCAATATCACCACCACGTGGAATGCCTCCCCATGCATATGATGACAAGCTTGACGATAGAGGCTTGCAAAAATCC agaCGCAGTAGAACAACGAGAGAGGTTATCGTTCAACGCGCTCCTGGTGGTGTCCCTGGTGGAAGAGGTGATGAATGGGCTGACCCATGGATGCGAGGAGGAGGTGGAGGTGGTGCAGGAGGAGGAGCAGGAGGAGGAGCAGTAGGAGTAGGCGGCGGCGGTGGTGGTGGCGCTGGTAACCGTAGTCCTGGAACACGACGAGGGCGAGAGAAACAACCGAGAAGACGTCGTCGTGGTTATTCATCTGGAAGCTCATATTCATCTTCTAG CTCGTCACGATCCAGTTCACGTTCATCAAACAGTTCTGCAAGATCGGGTTCTGCTGGTAGAAAAAAAAGGCGTAGACCCCATTCTCCTGGAAAATCGAG GAGAGCAGTGTCTCCATCTGTGATAGTACAGGAAAGACGTGCAGCTACTGCACGTGCGGTTGCTATGAATCCTCCAGCTCCATCTGCACGGAAACGGGCTCCTTCACCAGCTGCTACTCGCCAAAGTGCTGCAAATCCACCACCTCCACACAATAAA AATTCTACAGTTGATGAGTTTGGACGCACTAAACCGCCAAAATCAAggcaaagaaaattatattcgaAATCTTCATCCTCAGGATCAG ATTCATCATCGAGTTCTAGTGAATCGGATTCAGATACTCATAGCTCTAGTTCAAGTGATAGCTCTAAAAGTCGTGCGAAAACAGCTCATCGTGGGGCTACCGCAATTAGTGGTGTCAGTATTGCTCCTGGTGGTTTGGATAAAAAACAACCAAATAAAGTCAGTGGCGGACCTAGACTTCTTTCACCAAAATACATAGCTGACGCACAAAAGAAAGATGTGGTGGAAGGTACTAGAAAAG acgGAGTCGCCCCTAAGAAACGACCTGCAACGTCACCGATTAACGAAGTATTGCCTGCAAAGAAGCCCGTATCTCGTAGGGAAGAATTGCTTAAGCAGTTGAAAGCAGTTGAAGATGCAATCGCGAGAAAAAGATCGAAAATATAA
- the LOC143911560 gene encoding meiotic recombination protein DMC1/LIM15 homolog: MEVKTVEVEDEETPFLDVDGLQQHGINVADIKKLKMAGICTIKGVHMTTRKKLAAIKGFSEAKVDKIKEACQKISTVGFLTALEVSDRRKSVFKISTGSQELDTLMGGGVESMAITEVFGEFRTGKTQLSHTLCVTCQMSQNNGYTGGKVIFLDTEHTFRPDRLRPIADRFNLDQNAVLDNILYARAYTSEHQAELLDYVAAKFHEEAGVFKLLIVDSIMALFRVDFSGRGELADRQQKLAQVLSRLQKISEEYNVSVFITNQMTSDPGATLSFQADPKKPIGGNILAHASTTRVSLRKGRGETRIAKIYDSPDLPESEATFAITNGGIADAKD; encoded by the exons ATGGAAGTGAAAACGGTCGAAGTTGAAGATGAAGAGACGCCGTTCCTGGACGTGGATGGACTGCAGCAGCACGGCATCAACGTGGCCGACATCAAGAAGCTGAAGATGGCCGGGATCTGCACCATCAAAGGGGTCCACATGACCACGCGCAAGAAACTCGCCGCCATCAAGGGTTTCTCCGAAGCCAAGGTGGACAAGATCAAGGAGGCTTGCCAGAAGATTAGCACAGTGGGATTCCTCACGGCGTTAGAAGTCAGCGATCGTCGTAAAAGCGTATTCAAGATCAGCACCGGCAGCCAGGAACTTGA tACTTTGATGGGTGGCGGAGTAGAATCCATGGCAATCACTGAAGTCTTCGGAGAGTTTCGTACTGGAAAGACCCAACTATCTCATACACTCTGCGTAACATGTCAAATGTCCCAAAATAATGGTTACACCGGAGGCAAAGTCATATTCCTGGACACTGAACACACATT CCGACCGGATCGTTTGAGGCCCATTGCTGATAGGTTCAACCTCGATCAAAATGCTGTACTAGATAACATACTATACGCACGAGCTTACACTTCAGAGCATCAA GCCGAATTGTTGGACTACGTTGCTGCAAAATTTCATGAAGAGGCAGGTGTTTTTAAACTTCTAATAGTCGACTCAATCATGGCATTGTTTCGAGTAGATTTTTCAGGCAGAGGTGAACTCGCCGATAGACAACAAAAGTTAGCGCAAGTGTTGTCTCGTCTGCAAAAG ATATCTGAAGAGTATAACGTCAGCGTATTTATAACGAATCAAATGACTTCAGATCCCGGAGCCACTTTATCGTTCCAAGCAGATCCCAAAAAGCCGATTGGTGGTAACATTCTCGCTCATGCTTCCACCACTAGAGTTTCACTAAGAAAAGGAAGAGGTGAAACAagaattgccaaaatatatgaCTCACCGGATTTGCCTGAAAGTGAAGCCACGTTTGCAATTACTAATGGCGGAATAGCCGATGCAAAagattga
- the LOC143911561 gene encoding pyrimidodiazepine synthase-like isoform X1, translated as MYAIVNNQFNKLLPFARGISRSVVAFTMKEEKHLAKGSQLPPFNGKLRIYNMRFCPYAQRTVLILNAKKVPYEVVNINLTEKPEWLTSKSPFGKVPALEIENNLTIYESLVTSDYLDDKYPNPPLTATDPLRKAQDKLIIENFTASIVAFYKAMMQKESAPEKLNEGLTFVQSELEKRSTKFLAGSQPGMVDYMIWPWFERFGLLPLRGYKDMAMDPIKYKTLISWMDQMKEDPAVKAYYLDLETHNRFFDKRVNGDVDCYDILI; from the exons ATGTACGCCATCGTTAATAACCAATTCAATAAGTTGCTGCCATTCGCGAGAGGTATTTCGCGGTCGGTGGTTGCCTTCACCATGAAAGAGGAAAAGCATTTGGCAAAAG gtTCGCAGTTGCCGCCATTCAATGGCAAACTTCGGATTTATAATATGAGGTTTTGCCCTTATGCTCAAAGAACTGTACTTATTCTCAATGCTAAAAAAGTTCCATATGAAGTTGTGAATATAAATCTCACTGAAAAGCCTGAATGGCTTACGAGCAAGAGTCCTTTTG gcaAAGTTCCTGCTTTGGAAATAGAAAACAACTTGACAATCTATGAGAGTTTAGTAACATCAGACTATCTCGATGATAAGTATCCAAATCCACCACTTACAGCAACAGATCCTCTGAGAAAGGCTCAAGACAAGTTGATCATTGAAAACTTTACAGCT AGCATTGTGGCATTCTATAAAGCGATGATGCAGAAAGAATCAGCACCAGAAAAACTAAACGAAGGATTAACCTTTGTGCAAAGTGAGCTGGAAAAGCGCTCGACTAAATTCCTAGCGGGAAGTCAGCCGGGAATGGTGGATTATATGATATGGCCATGGTTTGAACGTTTCGGTCTTCTTCCATTGCGAGGCTATAAGGATATGGCTATGGatccaataaaatataaaacatta ATCTCTTGGATGGACCAAATGAAAGAAGATCCAGCTGTTAAAGCTTATTATTTGGACTTGGAAACTCATAACAGATTCTTCGACAAAAGAGTTAATGGAGATGTTGACTGTTATGATATATTGATATAA
- the LOC143911561 gene encoding pyrimidodiazepine synthase-like isoform X2, translating into MRFCPYAQRTVLILNAKKVPYEVVNINLTEKPEWLTSKSPFGKVPALEIENNLTIYESLVTSDYLDDKYPNPPLTATDPLRKAQDKLIIENFTASIVAFYKAMMQKESAPEKLNEGLTFVQSELEKRSTKFLAGSQPGMVDYMIWPWFERFGLLPLRGYKDMAMDPIKYKTLISWMDQMKEDPAVKAYYLDLETHNRFFDKRVNGDVDCYDILI; encoded by the exons ATGAGGTTTTGCCCTTATGCTCAAAGAACTGTACTTATTCTCAATGCTAAAAAAGTTCCATATGAAGTTGTGAATATAAATCTCACTGAAAAGCCTGAATGGCTTACGAGCAAGAGTCCTTTTG gcaAAGTTCCTGCTTTGGAAATAGAAAACAACTTGACAATCTATGAGAGTTTAGTAACATCAGACTATCTCGATGATAAGTATCCAAATCCACCACTTACAGCAACAGATCCTCTGAGAAAGGCTCAAGACAAGTTGATCATTGAAAACTTTACAGCT AGCATTGTGGCATTCTATAAAGCGATGATGCAGAAAGAATCAGCACCAGAAAAACTAAACGAAGGATTAACCTTTGTGCAAAGTGAGCTGGAAAAGCGCTCGACTAAATTCCTAGCGGGAAGTCAGCCGGGAATGGTGGATTATATGATATGGCCATGGTTTGAACGTTTCGGTCTTCTTCCATTGCGAGGCTATAAGGATATGGCTATGGatccaataaaatataaaacatta ATCTCTTGGATGGACCAAATGAAAGAAGATCCAGCTGTTAAAGCTTATTATTTGGACTTGGAAACTCATAACAGATTCTTCGACAAAAGAGTTAATGGAGATGTTGACTGTTATGATATATTGATATAA
- the dup gene encoding chromatin licensing and DNA replication factor double parked: protein MGVTKAAPPLSVAVDVNARSGVELQEETMAQASITNYYSVRSLKRKFSTDGELHPNKIHLLQLDSLDNNANIDKQLPSRAVTKLTFEDESSSTKEVAVPFRKLSPLSPVKNPAPTPRPSPRNPNLGDIKKALGKSSRLRELKSKLNSFNANYDKLQDEAEQSSRKTLPKATLKEFKSIELLVPVSPKKQASPFTSPIKEAPLLLRSPIKSPTKLPAFQRFSSLATAGSTLTLPHHYRWLAEVFRAVETACALLHNRRETVTFSKVKPAAQDMLKRNITEKHLEQIKFLSPNMYSFSREKLKNFGMTSKRDEYDLVITPIIVHQVTGSPVDVMNPSVILERRRSFYNMLVEKVKDHHDEYLKSLDPPLKISRVDLKVWHPEFDVDRIPDVESDALPPEPHVERFSTAQDVLSKAKQMFSNNPRVERALQRLADLKSQEKSDETDDPKYSILHSSQSTQTIKINLSPDAPLVNPALKGIPNALLQKVKARQAEKALQTMTRTIMQNENILIYQRLPDLAKILRNVFITERKGILPLDFVIAKLDNSFASKMSHEELVRLLRCLSEEVPEWLTFHIVRKVDYLKLAKKADMTNLIKKLEAAANKNMP from the exons ATGGGCGTCACTAAAGCAGCGCCACCGCTGTCAGTGGCGGTCGACGTAAACGCTAGGTCTGGTGTAGAGCTGCAAGAAGAAACGATGGCTCAAGCTTCGATTACCAACTATTATTCCGTCCGGTCACTCAAGCGAAAATTCTCCACGGATGGAGAACTGCACCCCAACAAAATTCACCTGCTGCAGCTGGATTCTTTGGACAACAACGCCAACATCGACAAGCAACTCCCTTCTCGAGCCGTCACCAAGTTGACGTTTGAAGATGAATCCTCTAGCACCAAAGAAGTCGCAGTACCCTTCCGTAAATTGAGTCCGCTTTCTCCCGTCAAGAATCCTGCTCCCACCCCTCGTCCCTCACCTCGTAACCCAAACCTTGGTGACATCAAAAAAGCCCTTGGTAAAAGCTCCCGACTCCGAGAGCTCAAGTCGAAACTCAATTCTTTCAATGCTAACTATGACAAGCTGCAAGACGAGGCAGAACAGTCGTCGAGAAAAACACTTCCAAAGGCCACTCTCAAAGAGTTCAAATCCATTGAATTACTCGTTCCGGTGAGTCCGAAGAAACAAGCCAGCCCATTCACATCTCCCATCAAAGAAGCACCGCTGTTGTTGAGGAGTCCGATCAAAAGTCCAACGAAA ctaCCAGCGTTCCAGCGGTTTTCATCGTTAGCAACTGCTGGATCTACTCTAACGCTGCCACATCATTACCGATGGCTAGCAGAAGTATTCAGAGCTGTGGAGACTGCTTGTGCGTTGCTTCACAATCGGCGCGAAACGGTTACTTTCTCCAAGGTTAAACCGGCCGCCCAAGATATGTTGAAGAGAAACATTACCGAAAAGCATCTGGAACAAATCAAATTCCTTAGCCCAAATATGTACAGCTTCTCGCGTGAAAAACTCAAAAACTTTGGAATGACTTCTAAGAGAGACGAATACGATTTGGTAATCACTCCGATTATTGTACATCAGGTAACTGGCTCTCCAGTGGACGTTATGAATCCCAGTGTAATTCTCGAGAGACGTCGCAGTTTTTACAACATGTTGGTAGAAAAAGTGAAGGACCATCACGATGAATATCTCAAATCTTTGGATCCCCCTCTTAAAATATCCAGGGTGGATTTGAAGGTTTGGCATCCGGAATTTGATGTGGATCGAATTCCTGACGTTGAAAGTGATGCTTTGCCTCCCGAGCCTCATGTTGAGCGATTTTCAACAGCCCAGGATGTACTTTCAAAAGCGAAGCAAATGTTCAGTAATAATCCAAGAGTGGAGAGAGCTCTCCAGAGATTGGCTGATTTAAAATCGCAGGAAAAGAGCGATGAGACTGATGATCCAAAATATAGTATACTGCATTCGAGTCAATCTACTCaaaccattaaaataaatttgtcgcCAGATGCTCCTCTCGTTAATCCAGCTTTGAAGGGTATACCAAATGCATTACTGCAGAAAGTTAAAGCTCGTCAGGCCGAGAAAGCGCTTCAAACTATGACGCGAACCATAATGCagaatgagaatattttaatatatcaaaGGCTTCCAGATTTAGCTAAAATTCTACGAAACGTGTTCATCACCGAAAGGAAAGGTATTCTACCATTAGATTTTGTAATAGCTAAACTTGACAATAGTTTTGCATCTAAAATGTCCCACGAAGAACTTGTTAGACTATTAAGATGTTTGAGTGAAGAAGTACCTGAATGGTTAACGTTTCATATTGTTCGAAAAGTTGATTAtcttaaattggcaaaaaaagcCGATATGACGAATTTAATCAAGAAATTAGAAGCCGCAGCCAATAAAAATATGCCTTGA